A region of Bacillus cabrialesii DNA encodes the following proteins:
- the cheW gene encoding chemotaxis protein CheW, producing the protein MTAEIKTGEKMIVFMVNGKEYAISVTQVKSIEKWQKPTRVPGVEPYICGVINLRGVVTPVIDLRKRLNLPEYEITDETRIIIIAYRDNEIGWIVDEANDVITVHESEIESAPESIQKDTDVSIEQIVKQENRLLNIIDANAVLDKESSQSAVPDQA; encoded by the coding sequence ATGACTGCAGAAATTAAAACCGGCGAAAAAATGATTGTTTTTATGGTAAATGGCAAAGAGTATGCCATTTCCGTCACTCAGGTGAAATCAATTGAAAAATGGCAAAAGCCAACGAGAGTGCCCGGCGTTGAACCATATATTTGCGGGGTAATTAATTTGCGCGGGGTAGTGACTCCGGTAATTGATTTAAGAAAGCGCCTGAATTTGCCAGAGTATGAAATTACCGATGAAACACGAATTATCATTATTGCTTATCGTGATAATGAAATCGGCTGGATTGTGGATGAAGCTAATGATGTGATTACCGTACACGAAAGTGAAATCGAATCCGCTCCAGAAAGCATCCAGAAAGATACGGATGTGTCGATCGAACAGATTGTCAAACAAGAGAACAGACTTTTAAATATTATTGATGCGAACGCGGTTTTGGATAAAGAATCATCTCAGTCCGCTGTGCCCGATCAAGCTTAA
- the cheC gene encoding CheY-P phosphatase CheC, translating into MSIFNGIKEEQMDILREVGNIGAGHSASAMAQLLNRKIDMEVPFAKLLSFDELVDFFGGADIPVASIFLRMEGDLTGSMFFIMPFYQAEQFIRELIGNPDFDIEDLGEDHMSSSALHELGNILAGSYLTALADLTQLQLYPSVPEVSLDMFGAVISEGLMELSQVGEHAIVVDTSIFDQSHQQELKAHMFMLPDYDSFEKLFVALGASL; encoded by the coding sequence ATGAGTATTTTTAATGGAATCAAAGAAGAGCAGATGGACATTTTGCGGGAAGTCGGCAATATAGGCGCCGGTCACTCCGCCTCTGCAATGGCCCAGCTGTTAAATAGAAAGATAGATATGGAAGTCCCGTTTGCAAAGCTGCTGTCTTTCGATGAGCTTGTTGATTTTTTCGGCGGCGCCGATATCCCGGTTGCCAGCATCTTTTTAAGAATGGAAGGCGACTTAACGGGTTCAATGTTCTTTATAATGCCTTTTTATCAGGCGGAGCAGTTTATCAGAGAGCTGATAGGGAACCCCGATTTTGATATAGAAGACTTAGGTGAAGATCATATGAGCTCATCCGCTTTGCATGAACTGGGCAATATTTTAGCAGGTTCATATTTAACAGCCTTGGCAGATTTGACGCAACTCCAGCTTTACCCGAGTGTTCCTGAAGTTTCATTGGACATGTTTGGCGCTGTAATCAGCGAAGGGCTGATGGAGCTCAGCCAGGTTGGAGAACACGCCATTGTTGTCGACACGTCAATTTTTGACCAAAGCCATCAGCAGGAGCTGAAAGCGCATATGTTTATGCTGCCGGACTATGATTCATTTGAAAAGCTCTTTGTCGCCTTGGGTGCATCATTATGA
- the cheD gene encoding chemoreceptor glutamine deamidase CheD: protein MSTTEAVVVKVGIADVKIARFPDTIRTSGLGSCVGLVLYDKEKQTAGLVHVMLPDSTLSKTAELNRAKYADTAVKTTIDMLIEAGCRKFALKAKLAGGSEMFKFKSTNDLMKIGPRNVLAIKEQLSLYNIPIISEDTGGSSGRTIEFEPKSCMLHIRTVKQGEKTI, encoded by the coding sequence ATGAGTACAACTGAGGCTGTTGTTGTAAAGGTTGGAATTGCTGACGTGAAGATCGCCCGCTTCCCGGACACCATCAGGACCTCGGGGTTGGGATCATGTGTGGGGCTGGTGCTTTATGATAAAGAAAAGCAAACGGCGGGGCTTGTCCATGTCATGCTGCCGGATTCGACGTTATCGAAAACGGCCGAACTCAATCGGGCTAAGTACGCTGACACCGCCGTAAAGACCACGATTGATATGCTGATAGAAGCGGGATGCCGGAAATTTGCATTAAAAGCAAAGCTGGCCGGCGGATCAGAAATGTTTAAATTTAAATCGACGAATGATTTGATGAAGATCGGACCGAGAAATGTATTAGCGATAAAGGAACAGCTGTCTTTATATAATATTCCTATCATTAGTGAAGATACGGGCGGCTCAAGCGGCCGGACGATAGAATTTGAACCGAAGTCCTGCATGCTGCATATTCGAACTGTTAAACAAGGTGAAAAAACGATTTAA
- the sigD gene encoding RNA polymerase sigma-28 factor SigD: MQSLNYEDQVLWTRWKEWKDPKAGDDLMRRYMPLVTYHVGRISVGLPKSVHKDDLMSLGMLGLYDALEKFDPSRDLKFDTYASFRIRGAIIDGLRKEDWLPRTSREKTKKVEAAIEKLEQRYLRNVSPAEIAEELGMTVQDVVSTMNEGFFANLLSIDEKLHDQDDGENIQVMIRDDKNVPPEEKIMKDELIAQLAEKIHELSEKEQLVVSLFYKEELTLTEIGQVLNLSTSRISQIHSKALFKLKNLLEKVIQ, translated from the coding sequence ATGCAATCCTTGAATTATGAAGATCAGGTGCTTTGGACGCGCTGGAAAGAGTGGAAAGATCCTAAAGCCGGTGATGATTTAATGCGCCGTTACATGCCGCTTGTCACATATCATGTAGGCAGAATTTCTGTCGGACTGCCGAAATCAGTGCATAAAGACGATCTTATGAGCCTTGGTATGCTTGGTTTATATGATGCCCTTGAAAAATTTGACCCCAGCCGGGACTTAAAATTTGATACCTACGCCTCGTTTAGAATTCGCGGCGCAATCATAGACGGGCTTCGTAAAGAAGATTGGCTGCCCAGAACTTCACGTGAAAAAACAAAGAAGGTTGAAGCGGCAATTGAAAAGCTTGAGCAGCGCTATCTTCGGAACGTATCGCCCGCAGAAATTGCAGAGGAACTCGGAATGACGGTACAGGATGTAGTGTCAACAATGAATGAAGGTTTTTTTGCAAATCTGCTGTCAATTGATGAAAAGCTTCATGATCAAGATGACGGTGAAAACATTCAGGTCATGATCAGAGATGACAAAAATGTTCCGCCTGAAGAAAAGATTATGAAGGATGAACTGATTGCACAGCTTGCTGAAAAAATTCATGAACTCTCTGAAAAAGAACAGTTGGTGGTCAGTTTGTTCTACAAAGAGGAGCTGACATTGACAGAAATCGGACAAGTATTAAATCTTTCTACGTCCCGCATATCACAGATCCATTCAAAGGCACTATTTAAATTAAAGAATCTGCTGGAAAAAGTGATTCAATAA
- a CDS encoding Swarming motility protein SwrB — MSTLLWLLSFTLHGVLLYAVMILYTRLAAVKETEKQQKKILEETENTLAAFLLELKEENEKLIENTDSSSNQAEEETQKPDLLHIEKDSELDAVQEENLPEHIEGLITEVERQEESVNSDVQSFEDQVIELYEEGYSASQIAQKLKSGKTEIELFLKFRSKGVKDS; from the coding sequence ATGTCAACACTATTATGGCTTTTAAGCTTTACGCTCCACGGCGTTCTTCTGTACGCTGTCATGATCCTATATACGAGGCTCGCAGCTGTGAAAGAAACAGAAAAACAGCAAAAGAAGATACTTGAAGAGACGGAAAACACCTTGGCGGCATTTCTACTTGAATTAAAAGAAGAAAATGAAAAACTGATAGAAAATACCGATTCATCTTCAAATCAAGCGGAAGAAGAGACTCAAAAGCCAGACCTTCTGCACATTGAAAAAGATTCAGAGCTGGATGCGGTTCAAGAAGAAAACCTCCCTGAACATATTGAAGGTCTAATAACTGAGGTTGAGCGTCAGGAAGAGAGCGTAAACAGTGATGTCCAATCATTTGAAGACCAGGTCATAGAATTATATGAAGAGGGGTATTCGGCCAGTCAAATTGCTCAGAAACTGAAGAGCGGAAAGACAGAAATCGAGCTATTTTTAAAATTTCGCTCCAAAGGTGTAAAGGATTCTTGA
- the rpsB gene encoding 30S ribosomal protein S2 codes for MSVISMKQLLEAGVHFGHQTRRWNPKMKRYIFTERNGIYIIDLQKTVKKVEEAYNFTKNLAAEGGKILFVGTKKQAQDSVKEEAQRSGMYYVNQRWLGGTLTNFETIQKRIKRLKDIEKMQENGTFDVLPKKEVVQLKKELERLEKFLGGIKDMKDLPDALFIIDPRKERIAVAEARKLNIPIIGIVDTNCDPDEIDVVIPANDDAIRAVKLLTSKMADAILEAKQGEEEAEVAEETAPETETTTA; via the coding sequence ATGTCAGTCATTTCTATGAAGCAATTGCTTGAAGCTGGTGTTCACTTCGGTCACCAAACACGCCGTTGGAACCCAAAAATGAAGCGTTACATTTTCACGGAGCGTAACGGAATCTACATCATTGACCTTCAAAAAACAGTCAAAAAAGTAGAGGAAGCTTACAACTTCACTAAAAATCTTGCTGCTGAAGGCGGAAAAATCCTTTTCGTCGGAACAAAGAAACAAGCTCAAGATTCTGTTAAAGAAGAAGCTCAGCGCTCTGGCATGTACTATGTCAACCAACGTTGGTTGGGCGGTACATTAACAAACTTTGAAACAATCCAAAAACGTATTAAACGTCTTAAAGACATTGAAAAAATGCAAGAAAACGGTACGTTTGATGTACTTCCTAAAAAAGAAGTCGTTCAATTGAAAAAAGAATTAGAACGTCTTGAAAAATTCCTAGGCGGAATTAAAGATATGAAGGATCTTCCTGATGCATTATTCATCATCGATCCTCGCAAAGAGCGCATCGCTGTTGCGGAAGCTCGCAAATTGAACATCCCTATCATCGGTATTGTAGATACTAACTGTGATCCAGATGAAATCGATGTTGTAATCCCAGCGAACGATGACGCTATCCGCGCTGTTAAACTTCTAACTTCTAAAATGGCAGATGCAATCTTAGAAGCGAAGCAAGGCGAAGAAGAAGCGGAAGTTGCTGAAGAAACTGCACCAGAAACAGAAACAACAACTGCGTAA
- the tsf gene encoding translation elongation factor Ts — translation MAITAQQVKELREKTGAGMMDCKKALTETDGDMDKAIDLLREKGIAKAAKKADRIAAEGSTLIKTDGNKGVILEVNSETDFVAKNEGFKELLNTLADHLLANVPADVEEAMGQKMENGSTVEEYITSAVAKIGEKITLRRFTVLTKDDNSAFGAYLHMGGRIGVLTVLNGTTDEETAKDIAMHVAAVNPRYISRDQVSEEEANHERQILTQQALQEGKPENIVAKMVEGRLNKFFEEICLLDQAFVKNPDEKVKQVVAAKNATVQTYVRYEVGEGIEKRQENFAEEVMNQVKK, via the coding sequence ATGGCAATTACTGCACAGCAAGTAAAAGAACTGCGTGAAAAAACTGGCGCGGGCATGATGGATTGTAAAAAAGCGTTAACTGAAACTGACGGAGATATGGACAAAGCAATTGACCTTTTAAGAGAAAAAGGGATTGCGAAAGCAGCGAAAAAAGCTGACCGTATCGCAGCAGAAGGTTCTACTCTTATTAAAACTGACGGCAACAAAGGTGTTATCCTAGAAGTAAACTCTGAAACTGACTTCGTTGCGAAAAACGAAGGCTTCAAAGAGCTTCTTAACACTTTAGCTGACCACCTTCTTGCAAATGTACCTGCAGATGTTGAAGAAGCAATGGGTCAAAAAATGGAAAACGGCTCTACTGTTGAAGAGTATATCACAAGCGCAGTTGCTAAAATCGGTGAGAAAATCACTCTTCGCCGCTTTACAGTTCTTACAAAAGACGACAACTCTGCATTCGGTGCTTACCTTCACATGGGCGGCCGCATCGGCGTATTAACTGTTCTTAACGGTACAACTGACGAAGAAACTGCGAAAGATATCGCAATGCACGTTGCTGCGGTTAACCCTCGTTACATTTCTCGTGATCAAGTTTCTGAAGAAGAAGCAAACCATGAGCGTCAAATCTTAACTCAGCAAGCTCTTCAAGAAGGCAAACCTGAAAACATCGTAGCGAAAATGGTTGAAGGCCGTCTGAACAAATTCTTCGAAGAAATTTGTCTTTTAGACCAAGCGTTCGTTAAAAACCCAGATGAAAAAGTGAAACAAGTTGTTGCAGCGAAAAACGCAACTGTTCAAACTTATGTCCGCTATGAAGTTGGAGAAGGCATCGAAAAACGTCAAGAAAACTTTGCTGAAGAAGTAATGAACCAAGTGAAAAAATAA
- the pyrH gene encoding UMP kinase, with amino-acid sequence MEKPKYKRIVLKLSGEALAGEQGNGINPTVIQSIAKQVKEIAELEVEVAVVVGGGNLWRGKTGSDLGMDRATADYMGMLATVMNSLALQDSLETLGIQSRVQTSIEMRQVAEPYIRRKAIRHLEKKRVVIFAAGTGNPYFSTDTTAALRAAEIEADVILMAKNNVDGVYNADPRKDESAVKYESLSYLDVLKDGLEVMDSTASSLCMDNDIPLIVFSIMEEGNIKRAVIGESIGTIVRGK; translated from the coding sequence ATGGAAAAACCAAAATACAAACGTATCGTATTAAAGCTTAGCGGGGAAGCATTGGCAGGAGAACAGGGAAACGGAATTAACCCAACTGTCATTCAATCCATTGCAAAGCAAGTGAAAGAAATCGCTGAGCTTGAAGTCGAAGTGGCTGTTGTAGTAGGCGGCGGCAACTTATGGCGCGGAAAAACAGGAAGTGACCTTGGCATGGACCGTGCAACTGCTGACTATATGGGAATGCTGGCGACAGTTATGAATTCGCTTGCTCTTCAAGACAGCTTGGAAACACTCGGAATCCAGTCTAGAGTGCAAACATCCATTGAAATGAGACAAGTTGCTGAACCGTACATAAGAAGAAAAGCGATACGCCACTTAGAGAAAAAACGTGTCGTTATTTTCGCTGCGGGCACAGGAAACCCATATTTCTCTACTGATACGACGGCTGCACTGCGGGCTGCTGAAATTGAAGCAGACGTTATTTTAATGGCTAAAAATAATGTTGACGGTGTGTATAATGCTGATCCTAGAAAAGATGAATCAGCTGTTAAGTATGAATCACTTTCTTATCTTGACGTTCTTAAAGACGGCCTGGAAGTCATGGATTCAACAGCATCATCTTTATGCATGGATAATGACATTCCGCTTATCGTCTTTTCTATTATGGAAGAAGGAAATATCAAACGTGCCGTTATCGGTGAATCTATCGGAACGATCGTGAGGGGGAAATAA
- the frr gene encoding ribosome recycling factor: MSKEVLTQTKEKMEKAIAAYSRELATVRAGRANPSLLDKVTVEYYGAQTPLNQLSSINVPEARMLVVTPYDKSAIGDIEKAILKADLGLTPTSDGNMIRIAIPALTEERRKELVKVVKKYAEDAKVAVRNVRRDANDDLKKLEKNGDITEDELRASTEDVQKLTDEYVSKIDSVTKDKEKEIMEV; the protein is encoded by the coding sequence GTGTCAAAAGAAGTATTAACTCAAACAAAAGAAAAAATGGAAAAAGCTATTGCTGCTTATTCCCGCGAATTGGCTACTGTACGCGCAGGCCGTGCAAATCCATCTTTATTAGATAAAGTGACGGTTGAATATTACGGGGCACAGACACCTTTAAATCAGCTGTCTTCTATTAACGTGCCTGAAGCTCGTATGCTCGTTGTAACGCCATACGACAAATCAGCAATCGGCGATATCGAAAAAGCAATTTTAAAAGCTGATTTAGGCCTTACGCCAACAAGTGACGGCAATATGATTCGAATTGCGATTCCGGCATTAACGGAAGAAAGACGTAAAGAATTAGTAAAAGTTGTAAAAAAATATGCTGAAGACGCGAAAGTAGCTGTCCGTAACGTTCGCCGTGATGCTAACGATGATCTCAAAAAACTTGAGAAAAACGGAGACATTACAGAGGATGAACTGCGTGCTTCAACTGAAGACGTTCAAAAACTGACAGATGAATATGTGTCAAAAATTGACAGTGTCACAAAAGACAAAGAAAAAGAAATCATGGAAGTTTAA
- a CDS encoding isoprenyl transferase: MLNILKNWKNQQTAASNLERYTKEDILKGEIPEHIAIIMDGNGRWAKKRSLPRIAGHHEGMKVVKRTTKLANELGVKVLTLYAFSTENWKRPKMEVDFLMKLPEEFLNTYLPELVEENVQVRIIGDETALPAHTLRAIEKAVKDTAQNDGMILNFALNYGGRTEIVTAAKSLAEKVKEGSLNIEDIDESLFSNYLMTESLQDPELLIRTSGEIRLSNFMLWQVAYSEFVFTDVLWPDFKENHFLQALGEYQQRGRRFGGI, from the coding sequence ATGCTCAACATACTCAAAAATTGGAAGAACCAGCAAACTGCGGCTTCCAACTTAGAACGTTATACAAAAGAAGACATACTTAAGGGGGAAATCCCCGAACACATCGCCATTATCATGGATGGAAATGGCCGTTGGGCTAAAAAACGCTCTCTTCCCCGAATTGCAGGCCACCATGAAGGGATGAAGGTGGTAAAAAGGACAACGAAGCTTGCGAACGAATTAGGTGTCAAAGTACTGACATTGTATGCTTTTTCAACAGAAAATTGGAAGAGGCCGAAAATGGAAGTCGATTTTCTAATGAAGCTTCCGGAAGAATTTTTAAATACGTACCTTCCAGAGCTTGTTGAGGAAAATGTACAGGTTCGGATTATTGGAGATGAAACGGCTTTGCCGGCACACACATTACGTGCGATTGAAAAGGCTGTAAAGGATACGGCGCAAAACGATGGAATGATCCTTAATTTTGCTCTCAATTATGGAGGACGCACTGAAATTGTCACTGCTGCAAAATCACTCGCGGAAAAAGTGAAGGAAGGCTCTTTGAATATTGAAGACATTGATGAATCGCTTTTTTCTAATTATTTAATGACTGAATCTTTGCAGGATCCTGAACTTTTAATTCGAACGAGCGGCGAGATTAGACTGAGCAATTTTATGCTATGGCAGGTTGCTTACAGTGAATTTGTCTTTACTGACGTCTTGTGGCCTGACTTTAAAGAGAATCACTTCTTACAGGCGTTAGGAGAGTATCAGCAGAGAGGCCGGAGGTTTGGCGGAATTTAG
- the cdsA gene encoding phosphatidate cytidylyltransferase → MVDMKQRILTGVLAAIVFLFLVIVGKLPFTILVYAMGSVALFELLRMKKLKLVSLPGLVGLLLLWLFLLPSQYSFFEADGISKMEITLFAVLLLLTYTVLVKNTFTFDEVGFITLAAIYIGMCFHYFIEIRNLDQYGLTYIFYACVVIWSTDSGAYFVGKSLGKRKLWPEISPNKTVEGFAGGIVIALILATIFQLVTHLPIPYIYLLLITLFLSVFGQLGDLVESALKRHYDVKDSGKILPGHGGILDRFDSFLFVMPFLYFLLALFS, encoded by the coding sequence ATGGTGGACATGAAACAAAGAATTTTGACAGGTGTTCTGGCAGCAATTGTATTTTTATTTTTGGTTATTGTCGGGAAATTGCCGTTCACCATATTAGTTTATGCCATGGGCAGTGTGGCGCTTTTTGAACTTTTACGGATGAAAAAGCTGAAGTTGGTTTCACTGCCGGGTTTGGTCGGTCTTTTATTATTGTGGCTGTTCTTATTGCCAAGCCAGTATTCGTTTTTTGAAGCGGACGGTATTTCAAAAATGGAAATTACTTTGTTTGCGGTACTGCTTTTGCTGACTTACACGGTGTTGGTGAAAAACACCTTTACTTTTGATGAAGTCGGGTTTATTACGCTTGCAGCAATTTACATCGGAATGTGTTTTCATTATTTTATCGAAATCAGAAATCTTGACCAATATGGGTTAACATACATTTTTTACGCGTGTGTTGTGATTTGGTCCACTGATTCCGGTGCGTATTTTGTCGGGAAATCGCTTGGCAAGCGAAAACTGTGGCCTGAAATCAGTCCGAATAAAACAGTGGAAGGCTTTGCAGGTGGAATTGTCATCGCACTTATACTGGCGACAATTTTTCAGCTTGTTACACATCTTCCGATCCCGTATATCTATCTGCTGTTGATCACACTGTTTTTGTCTGTTTTCGGACAACTTGGAGATTTAGTGGAATCTGCCTTGAAAAGACATTACGATGTAAAGGATTCTGGGAAGATTCTTCCCGGGCACGGCGGTATATTAGACCGTTTTGACAGTTTCTTGTTTGTCATGCCTTTCTTGTACTTTCTGCTTGCCCTTTTTTCATAA
- the dxr gene encoding 1-deoxy-D-xylulose-5-phosphate reductoisomerase produces MKNICLLGATGSIGEQTLDVLRTHQDQFQLVSMSFGRNIDKALPMIEAFQPKFVSVGDLDTYHELKQMSFSFECQIGLGEEGLIEAAVMEEVDIVVNALLGSVGLIPTLKAIEQKKTIALANKETLVTAGHIVKEHAKKYDVPLLPVDSEHSAIFQALQGEQAKNIDRLIITASGGSFRDKKREELESVTVEDALKHPNWSMGAKITIDSATMMNKGLEVIEAHWLFDIPYEQIDVVLHKESIIHSMVEFHDKSVIAQLGTPDMRVPIQYALTYPDRLPLPDAKRLELWEIGSLHFEKADFDRFRCLQFAFESGKIGGTMPTVLNAANEVAVAAFLAGKIPFLAIEDCIEKALSRHQLIKKPSLADIQEVDKDTRGYVNSILT; encoded by the coding sequence TTGAAAAATATTTGTCTTTTAGGAGCAACAGGATCAATCGGCGAACAGACTCTTGACGTATTGCGTACACATCAAGATCAATTTCAGCTGGTATCTATGTCGTTTGGCAGAAATATTGATAAGGCCCTTCCAATGATAGAGGCCTTTCAGCCGAAGTTTGTCTCTGTCGGTGATCTGGATACATATCATGAACTAAAACAAATGTCTTTTTCTTTTGAATGCCAAATCGGGCTGGGAGAAGAAGGACTGATAGAAGCAGCAGTGATGGAGGAGGTTGACATTGTTGTCAACGCCTTGCTCGGAAGCGTCGGCCTTATCCCGACGTTAAAGGCAATTGAACAGAAAAAAACAATTGCGCTTGCAAATAAGGAAACTCTTGTCACTGCAGGGCATATAGTAAAAGAACATGCTAAGAAGTATGATGTTCCGCTTCTGCCCGTTGACAGTGAACATTCGGCAATTTTTCAAGCGCTTCAAGGCGAACAGGCTAAAAACATTGACCGCCTCATCATTACGGCATCCGGCGGGAGCTTTCGGGACAAGAAGCGGGAGGAGCTCGAATCAGTTACAGTAGAGGACGCGTTAAAACATCCCAATTGGTCGATGGGCGCAAAAATTACGATTGATTCGGCTACAATGATGAATAAGGGTTTAGAGGTGATCGAGGCACATTGGCTTTTCGATATACCGTATGAACAAATAGATGTGGTTTTACATAAGGAGAGCATCATCCATTCAATGGTTGAGTTTCATGACAAAAGTGTGATCGCACAGCTCGGAACTCCGGATATGAGGGTTCCAATCCAGTATGCGCTCACTTATCCTGACCGGTTGCCATTGCCGGATGCGAAAAGGCTTGAATTATGGGAAATCGGCAGCCTCCATTTTGAGAAAGCTGATTTTGACAGGTTCCGATGCTTACAATTTGCTTTTGAATCAGGTAAAATAGGAGGAACAATGCCGACAGTGCTAAATGCGGCAAATGAAGTAGCTGTCGCCGCCTTTTTAGCCGGCAAGATACCGTTTTTGGCTATTGAAGACTGTATCGAAAAGGCACTATCCCGCCATCAGTTGATTAAAAAACCGAGCCTGGCGGACATTCAAGAAGTGGACAAAGATACCCGGGGATACGTCAATTCAATACTCACATAA
- the rseP gene encoding RIP metalloprotease RseP, protein MFVNTVIAFIIIFGTLVFFHELGHLLLAQRAGILCREFAIGFGPKIFSFKKNETVYTIRLLPVGGFVRMAGEDPEMIEVKPGYTVGLLFNKEDQVEKVIINQKEKYRDALVIEVETADLEHDMKITGYEQGKEDELSSYTVSETSFFIVDGEEVQIAPFNRQFGSKPVWQRIKAIAAGPIMNFILAYVILVMLGLVQGVPSNDPVLGQLTDNGRAAEAGLKEGDYIQSINGEKMRSWTDIVSAVKENPEKEMDVAVKRDNKTLHISVTPEAVKDENKKTIGRFGSYAPTEKGVLSAVAYGATSTVDVTKAILTNLSKLVTGQFKLDMLSGPVGIYDMTDQVAKTGLVNLFQFAAFLSINLGIVNLLPIPALDGGRLLFLFIEAIRGKPINREKEAFVVFIGVAFLMLLMLVVTWNDIQRLFL, encoded by the coding sequence ATGTTCGTGAATACAGTTATAGCGTTTATTATTATTTTCGGAACGCTCGTTTTCTTCCATGAACTGGGCCATTTATTGCTAGCCCAAAGAGCGGGAATTCTCTGCCGTGAATTTGCGATCGGCTTCGGTCCAAAGATTTTTTCTTTCAAAAAAAATGAGACAGTTTATACGATCAGGCTGCTTCCGGTCGGCGGGTTTGTCCGTATGGCCGGCGAAGACCCGGAGATGATCGAGGTGAAACCCGGTTACACGGTCGGGCTTCTGTTTAATAAAGAAGATCAAGTTGAGAAAGTCATCATCAATCAAAAGGAAAAATACCGGGATGCTTTAGTCATCGAAGTAGAAACAGCGGATTTAGAGCATGACATGAAGATCACCGGCTATGAACAGGGGAAAGAGGATGAGCTTTCCAGCTATACTGTCAGCGAAACCTCCTTTTTTATTGTAGATGGAGAAGAAGTTCAGATTGCGCCGTTTAACCGCCAATTTGGTTCCAAACCTGTTTGGCAGCGGATTAAAGCAATTGCTGCAGGGCCGATTATGAACTTTATTTTAGCTTATGTCATTCTAGTGATGCTGGGGCTTGTTCAAGGCGTACCGTCCAATGATCCTGTGCTCGGGCAGCTGACTGACAATGGCCGGGCGGCAGAAGCAGGGCTAAAAGAAGGGGATTACATTCAGAGCATTAACGGAGAGAAAATGAGGTCTTGGACTGACATTGTCTCCGCTGTAAAAGAAAATCCGGAAAAAGAAATGGACGTTGCAGTAAAAAGAGATAACAAAACGCTTCACATTTCTGTGACTCCGGAAGCTGTGAAAGATGAGAACAAAAAAACAATCGGGCGTTTCGGGTCCTATGCGCCGACTGAAAAAGGCGTTCTCTCAGCAGTTGCTTACGGTGCGACATCAACAGTTGATGTCACCAAAGCGATTTTAACCAACTTAAGCAAATTAGTAACAGGCCAATTTAAACTTGATATGCTGTCAGGTCCTGTCGGCATATATGATATGACAGACCAAGTGGCGAAAACAGGGTTAGTGAACCTATTCCAGTTCGCTGCGTTCTTAAGCATTAACCTTGGGATTGTCAACTTGCTTCCGATTCCGGCACTTGACGGAGGAAGATTGTTATTTCTATTTATTGAAGCGATTCGGGGCAAACCGATTAACAGGGAAAAAGAAGCGTTTGTCGTGTTTATCGGGGTAGCTTTCTTAATGCTTCTTATGCTGGTCGTCACATGGAACGATATCCAGCGGCTGTTTTTGTAA